In Bacteroidia bacterium, the DNA window GCGTTAGCGGAGCACCGAAGCGAAGCGTAGTGCGGAATGCCCCGACCCTTGCGTCAGCAAGGGGCACGCCCAAAAAAGTAAAGTATTTTTCAGAATTATTATCTCCAAATGCTTTGTAATTTTGCTCTACATTATGAAGTCAGATAGAAGAAAGTTTTTGAAGCAGTGTATTTTAAGCACTTCTGTGCTTTTAGCGCCGAGCATATTGAGTGCCTGTAGAAACAAAAAAGACTATCAAACGGAATTAGAAATAGGTACGGTAGAAGAATTTGAGAAAGTCAGTTACAAAACTAGTGAATTGAATAACGTTCCTATTCTAACTTTGAAAAACGAAGAAGGAAAGTTTGAAACTTTTAGCTTAGAGTGCACGCACCAAGGTTGTATTGTAAGGTTTTTTGAGCAAAATAAGGAATTTAGGTGCCCATGCCATAAGGGGGTATACAACATTAAAGGGGAAGTAATCAAAGGACCTCCCCCCGCACCTTTGAAAAAATATGCAACCATTGTAAAAAATGGCAAGATTATTGTACTTGAACAGAGCATTTAATTTTGCTTTGCCTTGTACCTGCATTACAGTCCATTTTGGATAAAAAGAATGTTTCCCACTCGTATGTGGGAATGCAACTGTTCTACTATTTCCAACTCTCTTTACCTCACTTTTGACGATGGACCTATCCCTGAAGTTACGCCGTGGGTTTTAGATGTCCTAAAAAGTTACAACAT includes these proteins:
- a CDS encoding Rieske (2Fe-2S) protein, producing the protein MKSDRRKFLKQCILSTSVLLAPSILSACRNKKDYQTELEIGTVEEFEKVSYKTSELNNVPILTLKNEEGKFETFSLECTHQGCIVRFFEQNKEFRCPCHKGVYNIKGEVIKGPPPAPLKKYATIVKNGKIIVLEQSI